A portion of the Homalodisca vitripennis isolate AUS2020 chromosome 2, UT_GWSS_2.1, whole genome shotgun sequence genome contains these proteins:
- the LOC124355335 gene encoding ejaculatory bulb-specific protein 3-like: MARVLLLLSLVGMVAVVLAKPEEKYTTKYDNIDLDRILDNERLMEKATKCLMDEGDCTPDMAELKKALPDALQNECAKCSDKQKEGARKVLKFLIEKKKSVFETLEKKYDPEGVYRNKYQELAAKEGVKV, from the exons ATGGCGCGAGTTTTACTTCTGTTGTCTTTGGTCGGCATGGTCGCCGTGGTGCTCGCCAAGCCCGAGGAAAAGTACACCACCAAGTACGACAACATTGACTTGGATCGCATCTTGGACAACGAACGTCTCATGGAGAAGGCCACGAAGTGCCTCATGGACGAGGGAGACTGCACCCCTGACATGGCGGAACTAAAGA AAGCGCTGCCGGACGCTCTGCAGAACGAGTGTGCCAAGTGTTCCGATAAGCAGAAGGAGGGCGCTCGCAAGGTCCTCAAGTTCTTGATTGAGAAGAAGAAGAGCGTCTTCGAGACACTGGAGAAGAAGTACGATCCGGAGGGCGTCTACCGCAATAAGTACCAAGAACTCGCCGCCAAGGAGGGAGTGAAAGTTTGA